Proteins co-encoded in one Chitinophagales bacterium genomic window:
- a CDS encoding DUF4347 domain-containing protein produces the protein MKHVTFCKNQKSNFSFSAILQRLLFLCVIVAIGLSSCEEESMPEPQPEPTPTVERKNLDVLDWPKALEDCITDAEKKAVRNGTKTSYEVWNAMKKRCPNVEKYDNGYLLSRLAHFPNAALVSSKHDLKAELCKFADNAKCCIDTLTIMGHGTNGKISVGDGQVTEECKYINGNTEDWLTVLEDKLKKALCDSAVIFLNGCDVGSGEKGLKKMQFIANRFNATVIAPTRCVYGNEDLDDLGDDIRIVRPGDTSTDNKTQEETDKKSADKKGNEMQPNSQLPLQKEIIALGIYPPNYDAIPTFDNDFALPIHDPTLIQALRFEAFNLGYALLQEVGDGTEASAVWVIAYEDGTIEVAHNIFSNYLFAKNTSDGTMYFQVNAFGRQLIQQAMELSVN, from the coding sequence TTGTGAAGAAGAATCTATGCCTGAACCCCAACCTGAGCCTACTCCAACAGTCGAAAGAAAAAACTTGGATGTATTGGATTGGCCCAAAGCCCTCGAAGATTGCATCACCGATGCAGAAAAAAAAGCCGTCCGTAATGGTACAAAAACCTCTTATGAAGTTTGGAACGCCATGAAAAAAAGATGTCCGAATGTAGAAAAATATGATAATGGTTATTTGTTGAGTCGTTTGGCGCATTTTCCCAATGCAGCTTTGGTATCGAGCAAGCACGATTTGAAGGCTGAACTCTGTAAATTTGCCGACAATGCCAAGTGTTGCATTGATACACTGACGATTATGGGACATGGCACGAATGGAAAAATTTCGGTAGGAGATGGTCAAGTGACCGAAGAATGTAAGTACATCAATGGAAATACGGAAGATTGGCTGACCGTTTTGGAAGACAAATTGAAGAAAGCACTTTGTGATAGTGCGGTTATTTTCTTGAATGGTTGCGATGTGGGAAGTGGTGAAAAAGGCTTGAAGAAAATGCAGTTTATTGCCAATAGATTTAATGCGACAGTCATTGCGCCCACTCGATGTGTCTATGGCAACGAGGATTTAGACGATTTGGGTGATGACATTCGGATAGTGCGTCCTGGTGACACTTCAACGGACAACAAAACACAGGAAGAAACCGACAAAAAAAGTGCGGATAAAAAAGGCAATGAAATGCAGCCAAATAGCCAACTGCCATTGCAGAAAGAAATCATTGCTTTGGGAATATATCCGCCTAATTATGATGCGATTCCTACTTTTGACAATGACTTTGCCTTACCGATTCACGATCCAACTTTGATACAAGCTTTGCGTTTTGAAGCCTTCAATTTGGGCTATGCACTGTTGCAAGAAGTGGGCGATGGAACCGAGGCTTCGGCGGTGTGGGTGATTGCGTATGAGGATGGCACGATTGAAGTAGCGCACAACATTTTTAGCAACTATCTTTTTGCTAAAAATACGTCCGACGGAACGATGTATTTCCAAGTAAATGCGTTTGGACGACAGTTGATTCAGCAAGCGATGGAACTGTCGGTGAATTAG
- the dinB gene encoding DNA polymerase IV, which produces MYESPNHRKIIHIDMDAFYASVEQRDNPAYRGKALAVGWGGDRGVVMTASYEARKFGVRSAMPSSVAKRKCPELLFVLPRFDAYKAASRQIRQIFHDYTDLVEPLSIDEAFLDVTDNKKGTLSATYVAQEIKNRIFEETNLTATAGISFNKFLAKIASGMNKPNGLTVIHPKDAVAFVETLAVEKFHGVGKVTAKKMSNLGILTGKDLKEWTEKALIQHFGKVGGHFYRISRAIDERPVEPNRARKSVSAEDTFAEDVTELEVMLEQLQKITEIVAQRMKNTASFGKTVTLKIKYHDFQIQTRSKTVYYPLQSYEQIFPIVEFLLQQPELPTKSVRLLGVGISNLQEEEAEGVQLVMDL; this is translated from the coding sequence ATGTATGAGTCACCGAATCACCGAAAAATCATCCACATAGACATGGATGCCTTCTACGCATCTGTTGAGCAACGGGACAACCCTGCTTACCGAGGTAAGGCATTGGCAGTAGGTTGGGGAGGTGATAGAGGTGTGGTGATGACAGCGAGTTATGAAGCACGAAAATTCGGGGTGCGTTCTGCGATGCCTTCTTCAGTGGCGAAGCGCAAATGCCCCGAATTGCTTTTTGTGCTACCCAGATTTGATGCTTACAAAGCGGCTTCACGTCAAATTCGACAAATTTTCCACGATTATACGGATTTGGTGGAGCCGCTTTCTATTGATGAAGCATTTTTGGATGTGACTGATAACAAAAAAGGCACCCTCTCAGCTACTTATGTGGCTCAAGAAATTAAAAACCGCATTTTTGAAGAAACCAATCTTACTGCAACAGCAGGTATTTCCTTCAACAAGTTTCTGGCAAAAATCGCTTCGGGAATGAACAAACCCAATGGTTTGACGGTCATTCACCCCAAAGATGCCGTTGCGTTTGTCGAAACTTTGGCGGTCGAAAAATTTCATGGAGTCGGCAAAGTCACCGCCAAAAAGATGAGCAATTTGGGAATTCTGACTGGCAAAGATTTGAAGGAATGGACAGAAAAGGCTTTGATACAACACTTTGGAAAAGTTGGAGGGCATTTTTACCGAATATCCAGGGCCATTGACGAAAGACCTGTTGAACCGAACCGTGCCAGAAAATCGGTGAGTGCGGAAGATACTTTTGCAGAAGATGTGACGGAGTTGGAGGTAATGTTGGAGCAATTGCAGAAGATTACCGAGATTGTAGCCCAGCGCATGAAAAACACCGCTTCGTTTGGCAAAACGGTAACGCTCAAAATCAAATACCACGATTTTCAAATCCAAACCCGCAGCAAAACCGTTTATTATCCTCTTCAATCTTATGAGCAAATCTTCCCAATTGTAGAATTTTTATTGCAGCAGCCCGAATTACCGACCAAATCGGTGAGGTTGTTGGGGGTAGGCATTTCTAATTTGCAGGAGGAAGAAGCCGAGGGGGTGCAGTTGGTGATGGATTTATAG
- a CDS encoding alpha-amylase family glycosyl hydrolase, with protein MKSFYIVLICLLVGIIFLLAACQNAAKENAEGTSATADTPIAAPAIEKPLVPEWHKNATIYEVNLRHYTDEGTFKSFESHIPRLKEMGIDILWFMPIHEVSVKERKGTLGSPYAVTDYKGVNPDYGTMDDFKQMLKAIHNAGMHCIIDWVPNHTGWDNKWITEHPDWYTQDEDGNVIDPIDYNTGKSWGWTDVADLNYDNQEMRAAMIDAMTFWIKDVGIDGFRVDVAHGVPVDFWAQASDSLYAIRPLFMLAEAEVPAIVNNGAFVMDYGWEMHHLLNEIAKTQGANRKKGDKLVQGNKVEGEEAEEVKKNALDIDAMLAKKAKDYSKGYQMQFTSNHDENSWSGTEFDRMGAGHKAFAVLTATFNGMPLVYTGQEIGMDKQLEFFEKDLINWEKGDKSYTDFYKTLLDLKHRNKALWNGEYGGKLVKIPTGNDENVYAFTREKDGDKVVVIINLSAAKQKAKLEGTDYVGDYTNVFSKAAMGLTEGMEMELKPWDYVVLSNK; from the coding sequence ATGAAGAGTTTTTACATTGTTCTTATCTGTTTGTTGGTAGGTATAATCTTTCTTTTGGCTGCTTGTCAAAACGCTGCTAAAGAGAACGCCGAGGGAACGTCTGCTACGGCTGATACGCCAATAGCAGCTCCTGCAATCGAAAAACCCCTTGTTCCAGAATGGCACAAAAACGCTACTATATATGAGGTGAATCTTCGACACTATACGGATGAAGGCACTTTCAAGTCTTTTGAATCTCACATTCCAAGATTGAAGGAAATGGGAATTGATATTCTTTGGTTTATGCCGATTCACGAAGTTAGTGTAAAAGAGCGCAAAGGAACATTGGGAAGCCCTTATGCTGTAACCGATTACAAAGGAGTGAATCCTGACTATGGCACAATGGACGACTTCAAACAGATGCTCAAAGCCATTCACAATGCAGGTATGCACTGTATCATTGACTGGGTGCCGAACCATACAGGATGGGATAACAAATGGATTACAGAACATCCCGATTGGTACACACAAGACGAAGACGGCAATGTGATTGACCCAATTGACTACAACACAGGTAAATCTTGGGGTTGGACAGATGTAGCAGACCTCAATTATGACAACCAAGAAATGCGAGCTGCAATGATTGACGCAATGACTTTTTGGATTAAAGATGTTGGTATTGATGGTTTTAGAGTAGATGTAGCACATGGTGTGCCTGTCGATTTTTGGGCGCAGGCTTCGGATTCTTTGTATGCTATTCGCCCGCTATTTATGTTGGCAGAGGCAGAAGTGCCTGCCATTGTGAACAATGGAGCCTTTGTGATGGATTATGGCTGGGAAATGCACCACTTACTGAACGAGATTGCCAAAACACAAGGGGCAAACCGCAAAAAAGGAGATAAACTGGTGCAAGGCAACAAGGTAGAAGGTGAGGAAGCTGAGGAAGTCAAGAAAAATGCTTTGGACATTGACGCAATGTTGGCGAAAAAAGCCAAAGATTACTCCAAAGGTTATCAAATGCAATTCACCTCCAATCACGACGAAAACTCCTGGTCAGGAACTGAATTTGATCGCATGGGAGCTGGACACAAAGCTTTTGCAGTTTTAACCGCTACCTTCAATGGTATGCCATTGGTTTATACAGGTCAAGAAATTGGGATGGACAAACAATTGGAGTTTTTTGAAAAAGACTTGATTAATTGGGAAAAAGGCGATAAGAGTTATACCGATTTTTACAAAACCTTGTTGGATTTGAAGCACAGAAACAAGGCTCTTTGGAATGGTGAATATGGCGGAAAATTGGTCAAAATCCCTACAGGCAATGACGAAAATGTGTATGCTTTTACACGTGAAAAAGACGGTGATAAAGTCGTGGTGATTATCAACTTATCGGCTGCAAAACAAAAAGCCAAATTGGAAGGAACTGATTATGTGGGTGATTATACCAATGTGTTTTCTAAAGCTGCAATGGGTTTGACCGAAGGAATGGAAATGGAATTGAAGCCGTGGGATTATGTAGTGTTGTCTAACAAATAG